In a single window of the Pongo abelii isolate AG06213 chromosome 1, NHGRI_mPonAbe1-v2.0_pri, whole genome shotgun sequence genome:
- the COL8A2 gene encoding collagen alpha-2(VIII) chain, with protein sequence MRGTLTPLSSLLLLLLVLVLGCGPRASSGGGAGGAAGYAAVKYIQPMQKGPVGPPFREGKGQYLEMPLPLLPMDLKGEPGPPGKPGPRGPPGPPGFPGKPGTGKPGLHGQPGPAGPPGFSRMGKAGPPGLPGKVGPPGQPGLRGEPGIRGDQGLRGPPGPPGLPGPSGITIPGKPGAQGVPGPPGFQGEPGPQGEPGPPGDRGLKGDNGVGQPGLPGAPGQGGAPGPPGLPGPAGLGKPGLDGLPGAPGDKGESGPPGVPGPRGEPGAVGPKGPPGVDGVGVPGAAGLPGPQGPSGAKGEPGTRGPPGLIGPTGYGMPGLPGPKGDRGPAGVPGLLGDRGEPGEDGEPGEQGPQGLGGPPGLPGSAGLPGRRGPPGPKGEAGPGGPPGVPGIRGDQGPSGLAGKPGVPGERGLPGAHGPPGPTGPKGEPGFTGRPGGPGVAGALGQKGDLGLPGQPGLRGPSGIPGLQGPAGPIGPQGLPGLKGEPGLPGPPGEGRAGEPGTAGPTGPPGVPGSPGITGPPGPPGPPGPPGAPGAFDETGIAGLHLPNGGVEGAVLGKGGKPQFGLGELSAHATPAFTAVLTSPFPASGMPVKFDRTLYNGHSGYNPATGIFTCPVGGVYYFAYHVHVKGTNVWVALYKNNVPATYTYDEYKKGYLDQASGGAVLQLRPNDQVWVQMPSDQANGLYSTEYIHSSFSGFLLCPT encoded by the exons ATGCGGGGGACTCTGACACCCCTGTcttcgctgctgctgctgctactggtgCTGGTGCTGGGGTGTGGGCCGCGGGCGTCCTCTGGTGGCGGGGCCGGTGGGGCAGCGGGCTATGCCGCGGTGAAGTACATCCAGCCCATGCAGAAAGGACCTGTGGGACCGCCCTTCCGTGAGGGCAAAGGCCAGTACCTGG aaaTGCCTCTACCACTGCTGCCGATGGACCTGAAGGGAGAGCCCGGCCCCCCCGGGAAGCCCGGGCCTCGGGGTCCCCCTGGCCCCCCTGGCTTCCCAGGAAAACCAGGCACAGGAAAGCCAGGACTCCATGGGCAGCCTGGCCCTGCTGGCCCCCCTGGCTTCTCTCGGATGGGCAAGGCTGGTCCCCCAGGGCTCCCTGGCAAGGTCGGGCCACCAGGGCAGCCAGGGCTTCGGGGGGAGCCAGGAATACGAGGGGACCAGGGCCTCCGGGGGCCCCCAGGACCCCCTGGCCTCCCGGGCCCCTCAGGCATTACTATCCCTGGAAAACCAGGTGCCCAGGGGGTGCCAGGGCCCCCTGGATTCCAGGGGGAACCAGGGCCTCAGGGGGAGCCTGGGCCCCCAGGTGATCGAGGCCTCAAGGGGGATAATGGAGTCGGCCAGCCCGGGCTGCCTGGGGCCCCAGGGCAGGGGGGTGCCCCCGGCCCCCCCGGCCTCCCTGGTCCAGCTGGCTTAGGCAAACCCGGTTTGGATGGGCTTCCTGGGGCCCCAGGAGACAAGGGTGAGTCTGGGCCTCCTGGAGTTCCAGGCCCCAGGGGGGAGCCAGGAGCTGTGGGCCCAAAAGGACCCCCTGGAGTAGATGGTGTGGGAGTCCCAGGGGCAGCAGGGTTGCCAGGACCACAGGGCCCATCAGGGGCCAAAGGGGAGCCAGGGACCCGGGGCCCCCCTGGGCTGATAGGCCCCACTGGCTATGGGATGCCAGGACTGCCAGGCCCCAAGGGGGACAGGGGCCCAGCTGGAGTCCCAGGACTCTTGGGGGACAGGGGTGAGCCAGGGGAGGATGGGGAGCCAGGGGAGCAGGGCCCACAGGGTCTTGGGGGTCcccctggacttcctgggtctgCAGGGCTTCCTGGCAGACGTGGGCCCCCTGGGCCTAAGGGTGAGGCAGGGCCTGGAGGACCCCCAGGAGTGCCTGGCATTCGAGGTGACCAGGGTCCTAGTGGCCTGGCTGGGAAACCAGGAGTCCCAGGTGAGAGGGGACTTCCTGGGGCCCATGGACCCCCTGGACCAACTGGGCCCAAGGGTGAGCCGGGTTTCACGGGTCGCCCTGGAGGACCAGGGGTGGCAGGAGCCCTGGGGCAGAAAGGTGACTTGGGGCTCCCTGGGCAGCCTGGACTGAGGGGTCCCTCAGGAATCCCAGGACTCCAGGGTCCAGCTGGCCCTATTGGGCCCCAAGGCCTGCCAGGCCTGAAGGGTGAACCAGGCCTGCCAGGGCCCCCTGGAGAGGGGAGAGCAGGGGAACCTGGCACGGCTGGGCCCACGGGGCCCCCAGGGGTCCCTGGCTCCCCCGGAATCACGGGCCCTCCCGGGCCTCCCGGGCCCCCAGGACCCCCTGGTGCCCCTGGGGCCTTCGATGAGACTGGCATCGCAGGCTTGCACCTGCCCAACGGCGGTGTGGAGGGTGCCGTGCTGGGCAAGGGGGGCAAGCCACAGTTTGGGCTGGGCGAGCTGTCTGCCCATGCCACACCTGCCTTCACTGCAGTGCTCACCTCGCCCTTCCCCGCCTCGGGCATGCCCGTGAAATTTGACCGGACTCTCTACAATGGCCACAGCGGCTACAACCCAGCCACTGGCATCTTCACCTGCCCTGTGGGCGGCGTCTACTACTTTGCTTACCATGTGCACGTCAAGGGCACCAATGTGTGGGTGGCCCTGTACAAGAACAACGTGCCGGCCACCTATACCTACGATGAGTACAAGAAGGGCTACCTGGACCAGGCATCTGGCGGGGCCGTGCTCCAGCTGCGGCCCAACGACCAGGTCTGGGTGCAGATGCCATCGGACCAGGCCAACGGCCTCTACTCCACAGAGTACATCCACTCCTCCTTTTCAGGATTCTTGCTCTGCCCCACATAA
- the ADPRS gene encoding ADP-ribosylhydrolase ARH3 isoform X2 yields the protein MAAAAGGGAGAARSLSRFRGCLAGALLGDCVGSFYEAHDTVDLTSVLRHVQSLEPDPGTPGSERTEALYYTDDTAMARALVQSLLAKEAFDEVDMAHRFAQEYKKDPDRGYGAGVVTVFKKLLNPKCRDVFEPARAQFNGKGSYGNGGAMRVAGISLAYSSVQDVQKFARLSAQLTHASSLGYNGAILQALAVHLALQGESSSEHFLKQLLGHMEDLEGDAQSVLDARELGMEERPYSSRLKKIGELLDQASVTREEVVSELGNGIAAFESVPTAIYCFLRCMEPDPEIPSAFNSLQRTLIYSISLGGDTDTIATMAGAIAGAYYGMDQVPESWQQSCEGYEETDILAQSLHRVFQKSL from the exons ATGGCGGCAGCGGCTGGTGGAGGGGCTGGCGCGGCCCGCTCCCTCTCGCGCTTCCGAGGCTGCCTGGCTGGCGCGCTGCTCGGGGACTGCGTGGGCTCCTTCTACGAGGCCCACGACACCGTCGACCTGACGTCAGTCCTGCGTCACGTCCAGAGCCTGGAGCCGGACCCCGGAACGCCCGGGAGTGAGCGGACAG aAGCCTTGTACTACACAGATGACACAGCCATGGCCAGGGCCCTGGTGCAGTCCCTGCTAGCCAAGGAGGCCTTTGACGAGGTGGACATGGCTCACAG ATTTGCTCAGGAGTACAAGAAAGACCCTGACAGGGGCTATGGTGCTGGAGTAGTCACTGTCTTCAAGAAGCTCCTGAACCCCAAATGTCGCGATGTCTTTGAGCCTGCCCGGGCCCAGTTTAACGGGAAAGGCTCCTATGGCAATGGAGGTGCCATGCGGGTGGCTGGCATCTCCCTGGCCTATAGCAGTGTCCAGGATGTGCAGAAG TTTGCCCGGCTCTCGGCCCAGCTGACACACGCCTCCTCCCTGGGTTACAATGGCGCCATCCTGCAGGCCCTGGCTGTGCACCTGGCCTTGCAGGGCGAGTCTTCCAGCGAGCACTTTCTCAAGCAACTCCTGGGCCACATGGAGGATCTGGAGGGTGATGCCCAGTCTGTCTTGGATGCCAGGGA GTTGGGCATGGAGGAGCGTCCGTACTCCAGCCGCCTGAAGAAGATTGGAGAGCTTCTAGACCAGGCATCGGTGACCAGGGAGGAAGTGGTGTCTGAGCTAG GGAATGGCATTGCTGCCTTTGAGTCGGTACCCACTGCCATCTACTGCTTCCTGCGCTGCATGGAGCCGGACCCTGAGATCCCTTCTGCCTTCAATAGCCTCCAAAGGACTCTCATCTATTCCATCTCacttggtggggacacagacaccaTTGCCACCATGGCTGGGGCCATTGCTGGTGCCTACTATGGGATGGATCAGGTGCCAGAGAGCTGGCAGCAAAGCTGTGAAGGCTACGAGGAGACAGACATCCTGGCCCAAAGCCTGCACCGTGTGTTCCAGAAGAGTTTATGA
- the ADPRS gene encoding ADP-ribosylhydrolase ARH3 isoform X1, with amino-acid sequence MVRTLENTEALYYTDDTAMARALVQSLLAKEAFDEVDMAHRFAQEYKKDPDRGYGAGVVTVFKKLLNPKCRDVFEPARAQFNGKGSYGNGGAMRVAGISLAYSSVQDVQKFARLSAQLTHASSLGYNGAILQALAVHLALQGESSSEHFLKQLLGHMEDLEGDAQSVLDARELGMEERPYSSRLKKIGELLDQASVTREEVVSELGNGIAAFESVPTAIYCFLRCMEPDPEIPSAFNSLQRTLIYSISLGGDTDTIATMAGAIAGAYYGMDQVPESWQQSCEGYEETDILAQSLHRVFQKSL; translated from the exons ATGGTCAGAACCCTGGAGAACACCG aAGCCTTGTACTACACAGATGACACAGCCATGGCCAGGGCCCTGGTGCAGTCCCTGCTAGCCAAGGAGGCCTTTGACGAGGTGGACATGGCTCACAG ATTTGCTCAGGAGTACAAGAAAGACCCTGACAGGGGCTATGGTGCTGGAGTAGTCACTGTCTTCAAGAAGCTCCTGAACCCCAAATGTCGCGATGTCTTTGAGCCTGCCCGGGCCCAGTTTAACGGGAAAGGCTCCTATGGCAATGGAGGTGCCATGCGGGTGGCTGGCATCTCCCTGGCCTATAGCAGTGTCCAGGATGTGCAGAAG TTTGCCCGGCTCTCGGCCCAGCTGACACACGCCTCCTCCCTGGGTTACAATGGCGCCATCCTGCAGGCCCTGGCTGTGCACCTGGCCTTGCAGGGCGAGTCTTCCAGCGAGCACTTTCTCAAGCAACTCCTGGGCCACATGGAGGATCTGGAGGGTGATGCCCAGTCTGTCTTGGATGCCAGGGA GTTGGGCATGGAGGAGCGTCCGTACTCCAGCCGCCTGAAGAAGATTGGAGAGCTTCTAGACCAGGCATCGGTGACCAGGGAGGAAGTGGTGTCTGAGCTAG GGAATGGCATTGCTGCCTTTGAGTCGGTACCCACTGCCATCTACTGCTTCCTGCGCTGCATGGAGCCGGACCCTGAGATCCCTTCTGCCTTCAATAGCCTCCAAAGGACTCTCATCTATTCCATCTCacttggtggggacacagacaccaTTGCCACCATGGCTGGGGCCATTGCTGGTGCCTACTATGGGATGGATCAGGTGCCAGAGAGCTGGCAGCAAAGCTGTGAAGGCTACGAGGAGACAGACATCCTGGCCCAAAGCCTGCACCGTGTGTTCCAGAAGAGTTTATGA
- the TEKT2 gene encoding tektin-2: protein MATLSVKPSQRFQLPDWHTNSYLLSTNAQLQRDASHQIRQEARVLRNETNNQTIWDEHDNRTRLVERIDTVNRWKEMLDKCLTDLDAEIDTLTQMKESAEQNLQAKNLPLDVAIECLTLRESRRDIDVVKDPVEDELYKEVEVIEATKKALQQKVSQAFEQLCLLQEVRQQLNSDHRGKMETLEIDRGCLSLNLRSPNISLKVDPTRVPDGSTTLQQWDDFSQFNKNRAEAEMKAATELREAIALTIAETNNELEAQRVATEFAFRKRLREMEKVYSELKWQEKNTLEEIAELQEDIRHLEEDLRTKLLSLKLSHTRLEARTYRPNVELCRDQAQYGLTDEVHQLEATIAALKQKLAQAQDALDALYKHLARLQADIACKANSMLLDTKCMDARRKLTVPAEKFVPEVDTFTRTTNSTLSPLKSCQLELA from the exons ATGGCCACGCTGAGCGTCAAGCCAAGTCAGCGCTTCCAGCTGCCCGACTGGCACACTAACAGCTACCTGCTATCCACCAATGCCCAGTTGCAGCGAGATGCTTCCCATCAGATCCGCCAGGAGGCCCGGGTGCTCCGCAACGAGACCAACAACCAG ACCATTTGGGATGAACATGACAACAGGACTCGACTGGTGGAGAGGATTGATACTGTCAACCGGTGGAAGGAGATGCTGGACAAGTGTCTGACAGATTTAGATGCCGAAATCGACACCCTGACACAG ATGAAGGAGTCAGCAGAGCAAAACCTGCAGGCCAAGAACCTGCCTCTGGACGTGGCCATTGAGTGCCTGACCCTGCGGGAAAGCCGGCGAGACATTGATGTGGTGAAGGACCCTGTGGAGGATGAGCTGTATAAAGAGGTGGAGGTCATCGAGGCCACCAAGAAGGCCTTGCAACAGAAGGTCAGCCAGGCCTTCGAGCAGCTCTG CCTCTTGCAGGAAGTCCGACAGCAGCTCAACTCCGACCATCGAGGCAAAATGGAGACACTAGAGATCGACAGAGGCTGTCTCTCTCTCAACCTCAGATCCCCAAACATCTCGCTGAAGGTTGACCCCACACGTGTCCCTGATgg ctccaccacactccagcagTGGGATGACTTCAGTCAGTTCAACAAGAACCGAGCGGAGGCTGAGATGAAGGCAGCCACAGAGCTGAGGGAGGCCATTGCTCTAACTATTGCTGAG ACCAACAACGAGCTTGAAGCCCAGAGAGTTGCAACGGAATTTGCCTTCAGGAAGCGGCTGCGGGAGATGGAGAAAGTGTACAGTGAGCTCAAGTGGCAAGAGAAGAAT ACCTTGGAGGAGATCGCTGAGCTGCAGGAGGACATCCGGCACCTGGAGGAGGATCTGCGCACAAAGCTCCTGAGCCTGAAGCTGTCCCATACCCGGCTAGAGGCCAGAACCTACCGGCCCAACGTGGAACTCTGCCGAGACCAG GCACAGTACGGCCTCACCGACGAGGTTCACCAGCTAGAGGCAACCATCGCTGCCCTGAAGCAGAAGCTGGCACAAGCACA GGACGCACTGGACGCCCTGTACAAGCACCTGGCCCGGCTGCAGGCTGACATTGCCTGCAAGGCCAACTCCATGCTGCTGGACACCAAGTGCATGGACGCACGGCGCAAGCTGACTGTGCCTGCTGAGAAGTTCGTGCCTGAGGTGGACACCTTCACACGCACCACAAATAGCACCCTGAGTCCACTCAAAAGCTGCCAGCTGGAGCTGGCCTAG